A window from uncultured Desulfobacter sp. encodes these proteins:
- the murC gene encoding UDP-N-acetylmuramate--L-alanine ligase, whose amino-acid sequence MYQHDYHIHFVGIGGIGMSGIAELLLNLGYTISGSDLKLSHITDRLKEKGATIYKGHAKENLTDVNVVVTSSAISAQNPEVIRAKELGCPIIPRAEMLAELMRIKYAIAVAGAHGKTSTTAMISQILNTAGLDPTVIIGGLLQGLDTNALHGSGEFIVAEADESDGSFLKYAPSIAAVTNIDLEHLDFYKDIDDIKDKFVQFINSVPFYGLAILCLDNPHIQDILPRITVRHITYGMTAQSELQARHIRFENGRSLFNVFKGDQDLGHILLNIGGRHNILNAMAGIATGLELNIPFDTIKKALEEIKGVKRRLEIKGEAKGIMVMDDYGHHPTEILATLTAVRDSYPNKRLIVVFQPHRYTRTKALFQDFTRAFYQSDVLMVLPIYAASEAPIEDVDSEKLVAGIKAHGHKDACFAPDFTQALSIITHKTRPGDMVLTLGAGDVYTLGEKLVEIL is encoded by the coding sequence ATGTACCAGCATGATTATCACATACACTTTGTAGGCATCGGCGGCATCGGCATGAGCGGCATTGCCGAACTGCTGCTGAACCTTGGCTACACCATATCGGGTTCCGATCTTAAACTCTCCCACATCACCGACCGGCTCAAGGAAAAAGGCGCGACCATATACAAGGGCCATGCCAAAGAGAACCTCACCGATGTCAATGTGGTGGTCACATCTTCGGCCATTTCCGCCCAGAACCCGGAAGTGATCCGGGCCAAAGAACTGGGATGTCCCATCATTCCCCGGGCCGAAATGCTGGCAGAACTGATGCGCATCAAATACGCCATTGCCGTGGCAGGCGCCCATGGCAAAACCTCCACCACCGCCATGATCTCCCAGATTCTGAACACCGCAGGCCTTGATCCCACGGTCATCATCGGCGGTCTACTCCAGGGCCTGGACACCAATGCCCTTCACGGGTCCGGCGAATTTATTGTGGCAGAAGCCGACGAAAGCGACGGCTCTTTTCTGAAATACGCCCCGTCCATTGCCGCCGTGACCAACATCGACCTGGAACACTTGGATTTTTACAAAGATATTGACGACATCAAAGATAAATTTGTCCAGTTCATCAACTCGGTGCCCTTTTACGGCCTGGCCATCCTCTGCCTGGACAACCCCCATATCCAGGACATTCTGCCCAGGATCACGGTGCGGCACATCACCTACGGCATGACGGCCCAGTCGGAACTCCAGGCCCGGCACATCCGGTTTGAAAACGGCAGATCCCTGTTCAACGTATTCAAGGGCGACCAGGACCTGGGCCATATTCTGTTAAACATCGGGGGCCGGCACAATATCCTCAATGCCATGGCAGGCATCGCCACGGGCCTGGAGCTGAACATCCCCTTTGACACCATTAAAAAAGCACTGGAAGAGATCAAAGGCGTCAAACGCCGCCTGGAGATCAAGGGGGAAGCCAAGGGCATTATGGTGATGGATGATTACGGCCACCACCCCACCGAGATCCTAGCGACCTTGACCGCAGTCCGGGACAGCTACCCGAACAAACGCTTGATTGTGGTGTTCCAGCCCCATAGATACACGAGGACAAAAGCGTTGTTCCAGGATTTCACCCGCGCCTTTTACCAGTCTGACGTGCTCATGGTGCTGCCCATCTACGCGGCCTCGGAAGCCCCCATTGAGGATGTGGATTCCGAAAAACTTGTGGCAGGCATAAAGGCCCACGGGCACAAGGATGCCTGCTTTGCCCCGGATTTCACCCAGGCCTTGTCCATCATCACCCACAAGACACGGCCGGGGGATATGGTGCTGACCCTGGGAGCCGGAGATGTATATACCCTTGGCGAAAAGCTGGTGGAGATACTGTAA
- a CDS encoding thioredoxin family protein, which yields MEIKVLGPGCAKCTKTEKLVREVILETGVDATVEKVTDMLQIASYGVFGTPSVIVDGEAKCVGKVPKKDDIKAWLVG from the coding sequence ATGGAAATTAAAGTATTAGGACCGGGGTGTGCCAAATGCACCAAAACTGAAAAACTGGTCCGGGAAGTGATTTTGGAAACAGGTGTGGACGCAACAGTGGAAAAAGTAACCGATATGCTGCAGATTGCGTCATACGGGGTATTCGGCACCCCTTCGGTGATTGTGGACGGTGAAGCCAAATGTGTCGGCAAGGTCCCCAAGAAAGATGATATTAAAGCCTGGCTTGTGGGGTAA
- a CDS encoding FtsQ-type POTRA domain-containing protein → MTQNRYKAQGKKTWKFKTFFSGKAIWGKLFLVVFVGAMSFGCIYTHDAVLQSPLFDVKTIMIDGLDRVTRDEVLARTGLDRPGNIFELQPARLEKELTTHPWIRTATVKRELLSTISIKIEEQEPLAIVAIENLADIVINAQGAPFKEYEPAKDDLSALPVISGMDLSLSNSTYLFEGDLFNAVMEILRIKGFGQIESILGDENTGILINILNSYPDTGFTKNETDTESENKTTLPVKLGFDGFEKKLARARQIQRYMKTNYPDKRISAIDLFSLDKVFVTTEDAARNAIEKGV, encoded by the coding sequence ATGACTCAAAACAGGTACAAGGCGCAGGGTAAGAAAACCTGGAAATTTAAAACTTTTTTCAGCGGCAAAGCCATTTGGGGAAAACTTTTTCTTGTTGTTTTTGTGGGTGCAATGAGCTTTGGTTGCATCTACACCCACGATGCCGTTCTCCAAAGCCCCCTATTTGATGTAAAAACAATTATGATTGACGGTCTTGACCGGGTCACCCGGGACGAGGTGCTTGCCCGGACGGGTCTTGACCGGCCGGGCAACATTTTTGAACTTCAGCCGGCCCGGCTTGAAAAGGAGCTCACGACCCATCCATGGATTCGGACCGCCACGGTGAAACGCGAGCTCTTATCAACCATTTCCATTAAAATTGAAGAGCAGGAGCCTCTGGCCATTGTGGCCATCGAAAACCTGGCAGACATCGTCATCAACGCCCAGGGCGCACCCTTTAAAGAGTATGAACCGGCCAAGGATGATTTAAGCGCACTGCCGGTCATCTCCGGGATGGATTTAAGTCTGTCCAACAGCACCTATCTGTTTGAAGGGGATCTGTTCAATGCCGTGATGGAAATTTTGAGGATCAAAGGGTTTGGGCAGATTGAAAGCATTTTGGGGGACGAAAACACGGGCATCCTCATCAATATATTAAACTCATATCCTGATACAGGTTTTACAAAAAATGAAACCGACACAGAATCTGAAAACAAGACAACGCTTCCGGTAAAACTCGGGTTTGACGGATTTGAAAAAAAACTTGCAAGGGCCAGGCAGATTCAACGCTATATGAAGACCAACTATCCGGACAAAAGAATATCTGCCATCGATCTTTTCAGCCTGGATAAGGTGTTTGTTACAACCGAAGATGCTGCCCGCAATGCAATAGAAAAGGGGGTTTAA
- the ftsA gene encoding cell division protein FtsA — protein sequence MQGNEKLLVGLDIGTTKICAVVGEMLDDGINIIGVGSHPSTGLRKGSVVNIESTVDSIKKAVEEAELMADCNISSVYVGIAGNHIKGFNSHGIIAIKGREITEMDVERVIDAAKAVAIPPDREILHVISQEFIVDEMTSIQNPVGMTAVRLEAKIHIITGAVSAARNIIKCCHKAGLEVCDIALESLASGYAVLTDEEKELGCILADMGGGTTDLALFKDNNLKFIYELTVGGHNLTNDISVGLRTPLPEAEKIKKTHGTCIPQHVKAHDVIEVPAVGGRAPKRLAKGILAEILEPRVEEIFSLLKQEMFSNGLENSFPAGFILTGGSVVMDGIAEMAESVFNVPVRIGEANRIGGLKDIVKNPAYATGVGLVIFGSKTSCVLQDVKSDAGGLKMILNKMKQWFKNII from the coding sequence TTGCAGGGGAACGAAAAACTACTGGTGGGACTGGACATCGGCACCACCAAAATCTGCGCAGTCGTAGGTGAGATGCTTGATGATGGGATCAACATCATCGGTGTGGGCTCCCACCCTTCCACAGGGCTTCGCAAGGGATCAGTGGTCAACATTGAGTCCACGGTGGATTCCATTAAAAAGGCCGTGGAGGAAGCCGAACTCATGGCCGACTGCAATATATCTTCGGTGTACGTGGGCATTGCGGGCAATCACATCAAGGGATTTAACAGCCACGGCATCATTGCCATCAAGGGCCGGGAAATCACCGAAATGGATGTGGAGCGGGTCATTGACGCGGCCAAGGCGGTTGCCATCCCCCCGGACCGGGAGATTCTGCATGTCATTTCCCAGGAGTTCATTGTGGATGAAATGACATCCATCCAGAACCCCGTGGGCATGACTGCCGTGCGCCTGGAAGCCAAGATCCACATCATTACGGGTGCGGTATCTGCGGCGCGCAATATTATCAAGTGCTGCCACAAGGCAGGGCTTGAGGTGTGCGACATTGCCCTGGAATCCCTGGCCTCGGGCTATGCCGTGCTCACCGATGAAGAAAAGGAACTTGGCTGCATCCTGGCCGACATGGGCGGCGGCACCACGGACCTGGCGCTGTTCAAGGACAATAATCTCAAATTCATTTACGAACTCACCGTGGGCGGCCATAACCTGACCAACGATATTTCCGTCGGGCTTCGTACCCCCTTGCCCGAGGCGGAAAAGATCAAGAAAACACATGGGACCTGCATTCCCCAGCACGTCAAGGCCCATGATGTCATTGAGGTGCCTGCGGTGGGCGGCAGAGCCCCCAAGCGCCTGGCCAAAGGCATTCTTGCTGAAATTCTGGAACCCCGTGTGGAGGAGATCTTTTCCCTGCTCAAGCAGGAGATGTTTTCCAACGGCCTTGAAAACAGTTTCCCCGCCGGATTCATACTCACCGGCGGCAGCGTTGTCATGGACGGCATTGCGGAAATGGCCGAATCCGTGTTCAACGTCCCCGTTCGCATCGGTGAAGCCAACCGTATCGGCGGCCTTAAAGATATTGTTAAAAACCCCGCATACGCCACAGGTGTCGGACTTGTCATTTTCGGGTCAAAAACAAGCTGCGTGCTACAGGATGTCAAATCCGATGCCGGCGGGCTGAAGATGATTCTAAATAAAATGAAACAATGGTTTAAAAATATCATTTAA
- a CDS encoding permease yields MNSNTADTGPVRKKENMQFLLNLFIVVAGVAVWWGIYRQLPGLSKWLTYDVLPIDRGSHLGSSVEFFLYDTPKVMMLLFLVVFGVGVIRSFFTPEKTRAFLSGKSEFAGNVFAALLGIVTPFCSCSAVPLFIGFVTAGVPLGVTFSFLISAPMVNEIALGLLYGLLGWKVAAIYMGTGLFIAIAAGWVIGRLKLEHHVEDWVTQSGITAVELDEEKMTWQDRFVYGWDAVKEIIGRVWIYVILGIAVGAGIHGFVPEGVMASLMGKDAWWSVPVSVLIGVPMYSNAAGVIPVVEALLGKGAALGSVLAFMMSVIALSLPEMVILRKVLKPRLIAVFIGVVACGILFVGYLFNLFL; encoded by the coding sequence GTGAATTCAAATACGGCAGATACCGGCCCGGTCCGGAAAAAAGAAAATATGCAGTTTTTGCTGAACCTGTTCATAGTGGTTGCAGGTGTTGCGGTGTGGTGGGGGATTTACCGTCAGTTGCCCGGATTATCAAAATGGCTGACCTATGATGTGCTGCCCATTGATCGGGGATCCCACCTGGGCAGTTCCGTGGAATTTTTCCTTTATGATACGCCCAAGGTCATGATGCTGCTGTTTCTGGTGGTGTTTGGCGTGGGTGTTATACGAAGTTTTTTCACCCCAGAGAAAACCCGGGCCTTTCTGTCCGGAAAAAGCGAATTCGCAGGCAACGTGTTTGCCGCACTTCTCGGTATTGTAACGCCTTTTTGTTCGTGCTCCGCTGTTCCGCTGTTCATTGGGTTTGTGACAGCCGGTGTGCCTCTGGGTGTTACCTTTTCTTTTCTGATTTCAGCGCCCATGGTCAATGAAATTGCCCTGGGGCTTTTATACGGACTGCTTGGCTGGAAAGTGGCGGCCATCTATATGGGCACAGGGCTTTTCATCGCCATTGCCGCCGGGTGGGTCATTGGTCGGCTTAAACTTGAACATCACGTTGAAGATTGGGTTACCCAGTCCGGTATCACTGCCGTTGAGCTGGACGAGGAAAAAATGACCTGGCAGGACCGGTTTGTTTACGGCTGGGACGCCGTGAAAGAGATCATCGGCCGCGTCTGGATCTATGTCATTTTGGGCATTGCCGTGGGGGCAGGAATCCACGGATTTGTTCCCGAAGGTGTAATGGCGTCGCTTATGGGCAAAGATGCCTGGTGGTCCGTACCGGTCTCCGTGCTCATCGGGGTGCCCATGTATTCCAATGCCGCAGGGGTTATTCCCGTTGTTGAAGCATTGCTCGGCAAGGGGGCTGCCCTGGGCTCTGTTCTGGCCTTTATGATGAGTGTCATTGCCCTTTCATTGCCCGAGATGGTGATCTTAAGGAAAGTGCTGAAACCCAGGCTCATCGCCGTATTCATAGGCGTTGTGGCCTGCGGCATATTGTTTGTGGGGTATTTGTTTAATCTATTTTTATAA
- the ftsZ gene encoding cell division protein FtsZ, giving the protein MNFSYVENNNNTAKIKVIGVGGAGGNAVNNMIDAKLQGVKFIVANTDAQALEHSRAESKIQMGVQLTEGLGAGADPSVGRDAALESMDELREALADSHMVFITAGFGGGTGTGAAPVIAEICKDLGILTVAVASKPFSFEGKKRERAALEGLEKLQEITDTVITIPNDRLRGIAGKGARMKDMFIKADEILHHSVKGITDLIMMPGHVNLDFADVKTTMQKAGKALMGIGIASGENRATEAAERAISHPLLEDISVSGAKGVLMNITSSSDLTLDEMTEACDRIYQEVGDEAEIIWGQTFDEELGDEIRITVIATGIGQEEPAFAENMRRFDPQTAQAQAYGQQPHQTAAANGTYGAYGARAYGQTTPDMGQSAPAGTRQSIARGVVRDATEEDMANWDEPVRVVRHKRVVGEETQTPDYGVEYDNDDLEIPTFLRRKAD; this is encoded by the coding sequence ATGAATTTTTCTTATGTGGAAAACAACAACAACACGGCAAAAATTAAGGTCATCGGTGTCGGCGGGGCCGGCGGCAATGCGGTCAACAATATGATCGACGCCAAACTCCAGGGCGTTAAATTTATTGTGGCAAATACGGATGCCCAGGCCCTGGAACATTCCCGGGCGGAATCCAAAATCCAGATGGGTGTCCAGCTCACCGAAGGCCTTGGGGCCGGTGCTGACCCCAGTGTGGGCAGAGATGCCGCATTGGAAAGCATGGATGAACTGCGCGAAGCCCTTGCAGACAGTCATATGGTTTTTATTACCGCAGGCTTCGGCGGCGGTACTGGCACAGGCGCTGCGCCCGTCATTGCAGAAATCTGCAAGGATCTTGGCATCCTCACCGTAGCCGTGGCCTCCAAACCCTTTTCCTTTGAGGGCAAAAAACGTGAAAGAGCGGCCCTTGAAGGTCTGGAAAAACTGCAGGAAATCACAGACACCGTGATCACCATCCCCAACGACCGGCTGCGCGGCATTGCCGGTAAAGGGGCACGCATGAAAGATATGTTCATCAAAGCCGACGAAATTCTGCATCATTCCGTTAAAGGCATCACAGACCTGATCATGATGCCCGGCCACGTCAACCTTGACTTTGCCGACGTAAAAACCACCATGCAGAAGGCGGGCAAGGCGTTGATGGGTATTGGTATTGCCTCCGGAGAAAACCGGGCCACGGAAGCTGCGGAACGGGCCATCTCCCATCCGCTGCTCGAAGATATCTCTGTTTCCGGTGCCAAGGGCGTACTGATGAATATTACATCCAGTTCAGATCTGACCCTTGACGAAATGACCGAAGCCTGCGACCGCATCTACCAGGAAGTGGGTGACGAGGCGGAAATCATCTGGGGCCAGACCTTTGACGAAGAACTCGGGGATGAAATCCGCATCACCGTTATTGCCACGGGTATCGGCCAGGAAGAACCGGCGTTTGCGGAAAATATGCGCAGATTTGATCCCCAGACCGCCCAGGCACAGGCATACGGCCAGCAGCCCCATCAGACTGCTGCGGCCAACGGTACTTATGGCGCATACGGGGCCCGGGCATATGGTCAAACGACACCGGACATGGGACAGTCCGCACCTGCCGGAACCCGGCAGAGTATTGCCAGGGGCGTTGTAAGGGACGCCACCGAAGAAGATATGGCCAACTGGGATGAACCGGTGCGTGTGGTTCGCCACAAACGCGTGGTGGGAGAAGAGACCCAGACCCCGGACTACGGCGTTGAGTATGACAATGACGACCTGGAGATCCCCACTTTCTTAAGACGCAAGGCCGATTAA
- the ftsW gene encoding putative lipid II flippase FtsW, producing the protein MADAMHTGKYLPGRLHPFFREKTILFPVLILTCIGLVMVYSASCSISMDEHNTLFYYLKRQSIFLFASLMIMYVTASLPYKLYQSMAYIILLAAIGLLVAVLIPALGVKANNARRWLDVGPFAFQPAEFAKLAMILFMAYSLSKKQELGKLREFSIGVVPHAVVFGLVAVLILCQPDFGTIVVLGMICWGMMFTAGVPLLYLLSPLPVIIPVVAYFLVFKVGYRLERVLGFLNPWEDPLGKGFQLTNSLKAFGSGGFFGKGVGLSMQKMHFLPEPHTDFIFSIIGEELGLIGVTAILVLYGLILHTGTRIARQADTFFGAVTATGITLYLGLQVIINTGVTLGVLPTKGLTLPFISYGGTSLIINMAAMGILMNIGASADHAKK; encoded by the coding sequence ATGGCTGATGCGATGCACACCGGCAAATATCTGCCCGGCCGCCTTCATCCCTTTTTCAGGGAAAAAACCATTCTGTTTCCGGTACTGATTCTCACCTGCATTGGCCTGGTCATGGTCTATTCCGCCTCGTGCAGCATCTCCATGGATGAACACAACACCTTGTTCTATTACCTGAAACGCCAGTCCATATTTTTATTTGCCAGCCTAATGATTATGTATGTCACCGCCTCTTTGCCGTATAAATTATACCAAAGCATGGCCTATATCATTTTGCTTGCAGCCATCGGTCTTCTGGTCGCCGTTCTAATTCCGGCCCTGGGCGTCAAAGCCAACAATGCCCGCCGCTGGCTGGATGTGGGACCGTTTGCATTTCAACCCGCAGAATTTGCCAAACTTGCCATGATTCTTTTCATGGCCTACTCTCTGTCCAAAAAGCAGGAGCTTGGAAAGCTCAGGGAGTTTTCCATTGGCGTCGTCCCCCATGCCGTGGTGTTCGGTCTTGTGGCCGTACTCATCCTGTGCCAGCCCGATTTCGGCACCATCGTGGTGCTGGGCATGATCTGCTGGGGAATGATGTTCACCGCGGGTGTCCCGCTGCTTTACCTGCTCAGCCCGTTACCGGTAATCATTCCTGTGGTGGCATACTTTCTGGTATTTAAGGTCGGCTACCGGCTCGAGCGGGTCTTGGGATTTCTAAATCCCTGGGAAGATCCCCTTGGCAAAGGCTTCCAGCTCACCAACTCTTTGAAAGCCTTTGGATCGGGCGGTTTTTTCGGCAAAGGTGTGGGGCTTTCCATGCAGAAGATGCACTTTCTGCCCGAACCCCATACCGATTTTATTTTCTCCATCATCGGCGAAGAACTCGGCCTTATCGGGGTAACGGCAATTTTGGTGCTTTACGGCCTGATCCTGCACACCGGCACCCGCATTGCCCGGCAGGCAGATACCTTTTTCGGGGCCGTCACCGCCACGGGCATCACTCTCTATTTAGGACTTCAGGTCATCATCAACACGGGCGTAACCTTAGGCGTACTGCCCACCAAAGGCCTGACCCTGCCCTTTATTTCCTACGGCGGGACATCACTGATCATCAATATGGCAGCCATGGGTATTTTAATGAACATAGGAGCGTCGGCAGATCATGCTAAAAAATAA
- the murG gene encoding undecaprenyldiphospho-muramoylpentapeptide beta-N-acetylglucosaminyltransferase, which yields MLKNKRVIIAGGKTGGHLFPGIAVAQALVEKDPATKILFVGTDAPFETDTLARYGFAHRSIISRPIKGKNIFAKAWSAALVGISLLQALMIIIMFRADFILGVGGFSSFALVLAGRILFRQTAIHEQNAFPGMTNRMLSKIAGTRFISFKETKGMPENDTTFLVGNPVRRPMGNQPESDTTEESVLERIKQDDFLVLVTGGSQGAASINNAFTDAVAMMEDTSSLFIIHQTGKNAEAEIQSFYEDSNVRHKAAAFFYDMPAIQDRADLVISRAGAGTVSELCIKGKPAILVPYPHAADDHQTANAKFLADQGACIMIADKALTGQTLLAAIEDLRDNTQKRSQMAETMKTLAMPHGADLIADRILGADVSKRKENVPA from the coding sequence ATGCTAAAAAATAAACGCGTCATCATTGCCGGCGGAAAAACAGGGGGGCACCTGTTCCCGGGCATTGCCGTGGCCCAGGCCCTGGTGGAAAAAGATCCCGCCACAAAAATTTTGTTTGTGGGCACCGATGCTCCCTTTGAAACTGATACCCTTGCCCGGTACGGATTTGCCCATCGCTCAATCATATCCCGGCCCATCAAAGGGAAAAATATATTTGCCAAGGCCTGGTCGGCTGCCCTTGTGGGCATCAGCCTGCTCCAGGCGCTGATGATCATTATCATGTTCAGAGCGGATTTCATTTTAGGTGTGGGCGGATTTTCCTCCTTTGCCCTCGTTCTGGCCGGACGTATCCTGTTTCGGCAAACGGCCATCCATGAACAGAATGCCTTTCCGGGCATGACCAACCGCATGCTGTCCAAAATCGCCGGGACCCGGTTTATCTCGTTTAAAGAGACAAAGGGCATGCCCGAAAACGACACCACCTTTTTAGTAGGCAACCCGGTTCGCCGCCCTATGGGCAACCAGCCGGAAAGCGATACCACAGAGGAGAGTGTTCTGGAGCGGATTAAGCAGGATGATTTCCTTGTTCTTGTCACCGGCGGCAGCCAGGGTGCAGCCTCAATTAACAATGCCTTCACCGATGCCGTGGCAATGATGGAAGATACAAGTTCATTGTTCATCATCCACCAGACCGGAAAAAACGCCGAAGCTGAAATCCAAAGTTTTTATGAAGACAGCAATGTCCGGCACAAAGCCGCAGCTTTTTTCTACGATATGCCGGCCATCCAGGACCGGGCCGACCTGGTCATCAGCCGGGCCGGCGCAGGAACCGTATCCGAACTGTGCATCAAGGGCAAACCCGCCATTCTGGTGCCCTACCCCCATGCCGCAGACGATCACCAGACCGCAAACGCAAAATTTTTAGCCGACCAGGGCGCCTGCATCATGATTGCCGACAAGGCCCTGACAGGGCAAACGTTATTGGCAGCCATTGAGGACCTGCGCGACAACACACAAAAAAGATCCCAAATGGCAGAGACCATGAAGACGCTTGCCATGCCCCACGGCGCAGACCTCATTGCCGATCGAATTTTAGGGGCGGATGTTTCAAAAAGGAAAGAAAATGTACCAGCATGA
- the murB gene encoding UDP-N-acetylmuramate dehydrogenase: MVVSDHIKEMFASFGMETQKAMDRYTSFRVGGPADLLVQPGTIDQVVAVVKTAHKAKLPITIIGGGTNVLISDKGIRGIVIILTRLKQQIELSTDGDEQNPIYLTALAGEPLHRICRYAADAGLAGLEWAAGIPGTIGGAVMMNAGAFGSDMSQVVTEIEVLNLATLETVVLSAKDLPFSYRKLALENYIVLKVRLGVTKADTETIKEDFNRNLKTKQSTQPVSQASAGCFFKNPPGGKPAGFLIEQAGMKRAQYNGAMVSDLHANFIVNQGNASASDILNLAGQVRKSVYEKFGINLKEEVKTIGD; encoded by the coding sequence ATGGTTGTAAGCGATCACATAAAAGAGATGTTCGCTTCCTTTGGGATGGAAACCCAAAAGGCCATGGACCGGTACACCAGTTTCCGGGTGGGGGGCCCGGCAGATCTTCTGGTACAGCCCGGGACCATAGACCAGGTGGTTGCCGTCGTTAAAACCGCACATAAGGCCAAACTGCCGATTACCATCATCGGCGGGGGCACCAATGTCCTTATTTCGGACAAAGGCATCCGGGGGATTGTGATCATTTTGACCCGGTTGAAACAACAAATTGAGCTGAGCACTGACGGTGATGAACAGAACCCAATCTATTTAACGGCACTTGCCGGAGAACCCCTCCACCGCATATGCAGATATGCAGCGGACGCAGGTCTGGCCGGCCTTGAATGGGCCGCCGGAATTCCGGGCACCATCGGCGGTGCCGTCATGATGAACGCAGGGGCCTTTGGCAGCGACATGAGCCAGGTGGTCACAGAGATTGAGGTGTTAAACCTTGCCACCTTGGAAACTGTCGTTTTATCAGCAAAGGATTTACCGTTTTCCTATCGAAAACTTGCCCTTGAAAACTATATTGTACTCAAGGTCCGGTTAGGGGTGACCAAAGCGGACACTGAAACCATCAAAGAGGATTTTAACCGTAACCTTAAAACAAAGCAATCCACCCAGCCGGTGTCCCAGGCATCTGCCGGGTGCTTTTTCAAAAACCCCCCGGGCGGGAAACCTGCAGGCTTTCTCATTGAGCAGGCCGGCATGAAACGCGCCCAATACAACGGGGCCATGGTATCTGATCTGCACGCCAATTTCATTGTCAACCAAGGCAACGCCAGCGCAAGCGACATCCTGAACCTGGCCGGCCAGGTGAGGAAAAGCGTATACGAGAAGTTTGGGATCAACCTTAAAGAAGAGGTGAAAACCATTGGCGACTAA
- the murD gene encoding UDP-N-acetylmuramoyl-L-alanine--D-glutamate ligase: protein MSKFPETYELIVGLGACGLSMARFLKSRGHCVAATDIDATKTDEAANLEKLGIPVVIGSHDQEMFDKASLIIPSPGIPLNMPFIRIAREKGVPVTGELDIFGRYNTTPVIAITATNGKTTTTELTTAMLEASGISCFMGGNIGTPLMEYLMQNNPKDVIVAEISSFQLDLAQNFRPRTAALLNIAEDHLNRYPDFEAYIASKWSIFKNMTAADTAVINGRINDFSTRTKSIRADVLEFSSIKTVTRGASVHKTDIEIRTDKINDTLAAEIQAGLPGIHNKENVAAAALAALSCGATMTGIRQALNEFTLPDHRIAFVREVDGIRFYNDSKATNVDAVLRALESFESGIILILGGREKGLDFAPLIPEVKTRAKAVIGMGEAADHVMETFEGVCPTYRCPDMICAVSKAVSMADKGNVVLLSPACASFDLYANYQERGKDFARIVNGLVPAQEVCHG from the coding sequence ATGTCCAAGTTTCCTGAAACATATGAACTCATTGTGGGCTTAGGTGCCTGCGGGCTTTCCATGGCCCGTTTTCTCAAGTCCCGGGGGCACTGCGTGGCAGCCACCGACATTGACGCCACAAAGACCGATGAAGCCGCAAACTTAGAAAAACTTGGCATCCCGGTGGTGATCGGCAGTCACGACCAGGAAATGTTTGACAAGGCATCCTTAATAATCCCCAGCCCCGGTATCCCCTTAAACATGCCGTTCATCCGTATTGCCCGGGAAAAGGGCGTCCCTGTCACGGGTGAACTGGATATTTTTGGCCGCTACAACACCACACCGGTCATCGCAATCACAGCAACCAACGGAAAGACAACGACAACGGAACTTACGACGGCCATGCTTGAAGCGTCGGGCATTTCCTGCTTCATGGGCGGCAACATCGGCACCCCACTGATGGAATATCTCATGCAGAACAATCCCAAGGACGTCATTGTGGCTGAAATATCCTCCTTTCAGCTCGATCTTGCCCAAAACTTCAGACCCCGCACGGCAGCGCTGCTCAATATTGCCGAAGATCACCTGAACCGGTATCCGGACTTTGAGGCCTATATCGCATCCAAATGGTCTATTTTCAAAAATATGACTGCGGCAGATACCGCCGTGATCAACGGCCGCATCAACGATTTTTCAACCCGGACAAAATCCATTCGTGCCGACGTTCTTGAATTTTCATCCATAAAGACCGTGACCAGGGGCGCAAGCGTTCACAAGACGGACATTGAGATCCGAACCGACAAAATCAACGACACCCTGGCTGCAGAGATACAGGCCGGGCTTCCCGGCATCCATAACAAAGAGAATGTGGCCGCCGCCGCCCTTGCGGCACTCAGCTGCGGTGCCACCATGACCGGCATCCGGCAGGCCCTGAACGAATTTACCCTGCCGGACCATCGCATTGCCTTTGTCCGGGAGGTTGACGGAATCCGCTTTTACAACGACTCCAAAGCCACCAACGTGGATGCCGTACTTCGTGCCCTGGAATCCTTTGAATCCGGCATTATTTTGATTCTCGGCGGCCGGGAAAAGGGCCTGGATTTCGCCCCCCTGATCCCCGAAGTAAAAACCCGGGCCAAAGCAGTGATCGGCATGGGCGAAGCTGCCGACCACGTCATGGAAACCTTTGAAGGCGTTTGCCCCACATACCGCTGCCCGGACATGATCTGCGCTGTAAGCAAAGCGGTATCCATGGCAGACAAAGGCAATGTGGTACTTTTATCTCCGGCCTGTGCAAGCTTTGATCTCTATGCCAACTACCAGGAACGGGGAAAGGATTTTGCCCGCATTGTCAACGGGCTTGTTCCGGCCCAGGAGGTCTGCCATGGCTGA